ataattaatTCGGCAACGTCCGGATCTTGACATAAAACGCAAAGCTGCATCGTCACTTGATTGTCTGACAATGCCAGTCTCGCTCGAGCGAGGATATGCTTTCCGTTTCTGAAATTTccatttaataataaattatgcGCGGCAGCGCCAGCTAGTACTCGGTTGGTTCCTTCCACAGCGTACAGGCCTAAGAATCCTGTCAAACTTTGGACCGCTCCTTCCAAACTGGTCACCGATGGGCCCAAGGCAAACGTTTCTTCCAGTTTAGTGAATCCCTGGGAGGTGGCTGCGTCCCACGTTGCGAAATCCACTACTCTGTTCGTATTTCCTCGAACTTGATCAGCCAGAGTTACTTCCAGATCTTCCAACTGGAAAAACGCATATTTTTTGTGGCTATCGCAATGGAGCGCGTGAGAGTTGAGAGAGGAGAGAATATGAATAGCTTAAAAAAACATGTGCACCATATATTCATCGTTGTATCCTTGCTCGGCGTCTGGTACACCTGTCACAGGATCGCAATCGCGAGCCACGAACCGCAGGGTTGTAGGAATGGTGGCAACGCTAGCATAAACATCTTCTGGATATTTTAATACTGTGTACGTCGTGCCTGGTTCATTATACGGTAGACGCGGGCAAGGAACTTCACACACAATTGCATAGCTAAACGTGGAAATGAAAAGTTATTACTTGGCGGATATGATACCTTAAGAAATAAATGTATGAAGCTATGGTTACCCTTCGGGCGGTTCAACAGCTACCCTCACGTCCTCGAGTAATTGATCGGAAAGGGTATTTACGCAATCGAATTGCAGAATGAGAAGATCTTTGAACGTGTGCTTAATACATTTCACATTATATTCGGTTTCTGATTCTGTCAGTTCGATGACAGACGATGATTTGAGTAGCGAATAGTCCCGAATAATCATTGTTAACTGCGGTACTTGTGACAATTTCTCCATAAAACTTTCCTCCCGCGTTAAACGGGGTTGTTGCGGTTTCACAGCGGTGTGTACTTCCACTTGTGCTGGCTCTTCGATCGTTTGGGCCGAAGGAATCTATAAAACGAAAAGATCATATGTTGCTTGAACTCTTTTCAATTTACTTCCTCTGATTACTCTGGTTAATTACCTGCGATATATCGAATGGCTCGTCCATCTGACTTTGCATGTAATTTCGCAAAGCTCTTTCTAAACTAGGTACGGACAATTGAGGAGGTTGTACCAAAGGTAGAACGGTTGGATCGTTCTGCTGCTGCAGAATAGCGCAATAGTACGCCGCACGGTCACGGACTTCGTCGTCCGAATCTAATTGACATCGGGACAAAAGGACCAACACGTTCGGAAGTAACGGTGGACATGCTGCTGCGAAACGTGCCAACGCGGTAACTGCAGCCGCTCTAACGCTGGCACTTTCCAAAATCACGCGATTGTAAATGAAACGAATATAACGGGAGGGCTGCTTCGAGGTCGGTCCTTCCTGTCCGAGCAAATGAAGTATGCGAACGGCAAGAGAGATATGCTCGCAGTCCTCAATAAATTCGCACAAATGGGCCAATCCGGCTTCCTTCGCTTCAGCATTTACTTCCATCACAGCTATTATCGTGTCCGCGATGGCTGCCTTATATTCGAGTCCTCCTTCGTCTCGTAGCATAGCGGAAAGGAAGTTCATCAAAACTGCATGTTTCCGAGGGAACTTCTGGCACAGGGCTCTGTGAAAATGATAGTAAAGATTAACCAAGGAAACCACCAAACACGTGTAATACAAAATTATGACGACTTTACCTAATAGCTTGTACAACTACGACCTTAAATTCGTCCGAAATTTCTGACACAAAAGTAGCAATTTGTTTCATCAGCCTGTCTACGGAACTTTCCGCGCCGGTCTTCAGCAAGGTTGTAATtgctaacgtagcaatagatctgttcgaatcggtgatTAAGTTTTCTAGATCTAAATTACACGCAGTAACCGCTGCTGGATGAGTCATGGCAACTTTGTTCAAGGTTCTGACAGCAGCGAATCTTAAAGCAGGTTTTTGAGAGCCACAGAACAATTGAAGCACACTAATAGCGGGCGATATCTCTCTAGGACCGCTTCTTCCAAGATTGACCAAAGCGTGCGCTGCTTCGTACACGACCATTTCCGATTTATGACGTAAACAACATTCGATAAATCCCAGGAGCTCTTCCCCTTCGTCAACTTCATCTAGCAATTTACACGCCATTCTAATTAACATACACGCAGCGTAAGGACTTTTCGGGCTTGTTCTCATAAGTTTTGCAACTAACTTAATTACGGCGTGTTTGTCTGCCTTGCGAGCTTGATACAAAACACCAAGAGCATGATATTGAACCATCACATTGTTAGAGTTCAATGCCTCTTGCGCTTCGTTTGCCCACCTACGCGCTACATCTCCGGACACGCTGGTCAAGTGTAAAGAAGACACCAAAGCTGCGCTCGAAACAGCAGGAGAACGATCAACTATAGCTTGTTTCATGTAACGTTCAATAGCAGCCAGCATTCCGCTGTCAGTAATGGTGCACAATGCTCTTATTGCTGCAGCTCTGTACAAGTCTTCCTTTCCGGTCATGTCTTTTGTCAAACTGGAAGTGACTATAATTACATCCTCTGCCAAAGAGCTCAATTCTTTGATGCCCAAGTAAACCAATCTTCTTAAGACAACGTCTCTTGACTGAAACAATTTGGTCATAGCGAAGAACGCCTCGGTCGCCTCCATCGTACCCAACTGTTCCCCTTGGTTTAGCAAGTACAAAATTTTTGTAAGAATGTGCGCGCATTTTCTTGGATTAACCGGGGTGTCGTTGAACGTACGAGCCTCCTGAAGAACCGTCGTCTTTTCTAGGTTTTGGAACGGGTTTCCCCCACCTATTAACACAAGAATCACATGAGCGAGTGGTGAATGAGACGGTACCGTCTGTTTATTATTTGTTCGAGAGATCGTAAAAACTCGTAagtgaaaagaatataaatcaacGTGAAATTACGtgaaataaaagaattcatcgaAGGGAAACTATCTTCCACGACGAGCAGTCGCCTAAACCTGTTTACAAGGAACTGTCACAAGAATAGGATCGAATTGTTTAATACCGCTTAGAAAATTAAACTTATAATAATATGAATGGAACGATGTTTATTTATGATTACCATCTTCTTCTTCCTTCTTATCGCGTTTAAAAGCATTCATTTTCTGATACCACTGCCGGGAAACTGGAAAATAGGAGACACGTCACCTCAACTCTTTCGCATTGGAACCATTGCAATGGCCACCGGCGTGTTATAGCGGCGAAAGGTTGAAACTAAACGTGTACCTTTCATCTGACCAATCAGTTACTAACTGATCGGATACCTACCGTCGATAAAATCGCACAAGATAAAATAATTACGCCGTAAGAACTAGGCGCAACCAACGGCGTGCGTGTACAAACAAAAAGTAGTTCTGCCACTTTCGAAAGAACTCAGTTTGAAATTGAAAATAAAACAGGGGGAAAGAAAACAAGATACAGTAACGTACAGCAAGTTTTTCACCTAGCGAAACCGATTTAATGA
The sequence above is a segment of the Xylocopa sonorina isolate GNS202 chromosome 7, iyXylSono1_principal, whole genome shotgun sequence genome. Coding sequences within it:
- the Gammacop gene encoding coat protein (coatomer) gamma isoform X2; this translates as MNAFKRDKKEEEDGGGNPFQNLEKTTVLQEARTFNDTPVNPRKCAHILTKILYLLNQGEQLGTMEATEAFFAMTKLFQSRDVVLRRLVYLGIKELSSLAEDVIIVTSSLTKDMTGKEDLYRAAAIRALCTITDSGMLAAIERYMKQAIVDRSPAVSSAALVSSLHLTSVSGDVARRWANEAQEALNSNNVMVQYHALGVLYQARKADKHAVIKLVAKLMRTSPKSPYAACMLIRMACKLLDEVDEGEELLGFIECCLRHKSEMVVYEAAHALVNLGRSGPREISPAISVLQLFCGSQKPALRFAAVRTLNKVAMTHPAAVTACNLDLENLITDSNRSIATLAITTLLKTGAESSVDRLMKQIATFVSEISDEFKVVVVQAIRALCQKFPRKHAVLMNFLSAMLRDEGGLEYKAAIADTIIAVMEVNAEAKEAGLAHLCEFIEDCEHISLAVRILHLLGQEGPTSKQPSRYIRFIYNRVILESASVRAAAVTALARFAAACPPLLPNVLVLLSRCQLDSDDEVRDRAAYYCAILQQQNDPTVLPLVQPPQLSVPSLERALRNYMQSQMDEPFDISQIPSAQTIEEPAQVEVHTAVKPQQPRLTREESFMEKLSQVPQLTMIIRDYSLLKSSSVIELTESETEYNVKCIKHTFKDLLILQFDCVNTLSDQLLEDVRVAVEPPEGYAIVCEVPCPRLPYNEPGTTYTVLKYPEDVYASVATIPTTLRFVARDCDPVTGVPDAEQGYNDEYMLEDLEVTLADQVRGNTNRVVDFATWDAATSQGFTKLEETFALGPSVTSLEGAVQSLTGFLGLYAVEGTNRVLAGAAAHNLLLNGNFRNGKHILARARLALSDNQVTMQLCVLCQDPDVAELIISSVG
- the Gammacop gene encoding coat protein (coatomer) gamma isoform X1; translated protein: MLLNAIRRKKKMFLVNRFRRLLVVEDSFPSMNSFISRGGNPFQNLEKTTVLQEARTFNDTPVNPRKCAHILTKILYLLNQGEQLGTMEATEAFFAMTKLFQSRDVVLRRLVYLGIKELSSLAEDVIIVTSSLTKDMTGKEDLYRAAAIRALCTITDSGMLAAIERYMKQAIVDRSPAVSSAALVSSLHLTSVSGDVARRWANEAQEALNSNNVMVQYHALGVLYQARKADKHAVIKLVAKLMRTSPKSPYAACMLIRMACKLLDEVDEGEELLGFIECCLRHKSEMVVYEAAHALVNLGRSGPREISPAISVLQLFCGSQKPALRFAAVRTLNKVAMTHPAAVTACNLDLENLITDSNRSIATLAITTLLKTGAESSVDRLMKQIATFVSEISDEFKVVVVQAIRALCQKFPRKHAVLMNFLSAMLRDEGGLEYKAAIADTIIAVMEVNAEAKEAGLAHLCEFIEDCEHISLAVRILHLLGQEGPTSKQPSRYIRFIYNRVILESASVRAAAVTALARFAAACPPLLPNVLVLLSRCQLDSDDEVRDRAAYYCAILQQQNDPTVLPLVQPPQLSVPSLERALRNYMQSQMDEPFDISQIPSAQTIEEPAQVEVHTAVKPQQPRLTREESFMEKLSQVPQLTMIIRDYSLLKSSSVIELTESETEYNVKCIKHTFKDLLILQFDCVNTLSDQLLEDVRVAVEPPEGYAIVCEVPCPRLPYNEPGTTYTVLKYPEDVYASVATIPTTLRFVARDCDPVTGVPDAEQGYNDEYMLEDLEVTLADQVRGNTNRVVDFATWDAATSQGFTKLEETFALGPSVTSLEGAVQSLTGFLGLYAVEGTNRVLAGAAAHNLLLNGNFRNGKHILARARLALSDNQVTMQLCVLCQDPDVAELIISSVG